GCTCACGCTCTGGATGAAGCACGCGTGCGGCTGTGGGTGCTCGTACGCCCCGCCGGCCAGGCTCACCTCGCCCGACTTGGGGTCGGGCACCCAGTGGCCCTGGGCCGGCCCGTCAATGCCGTACGCCCAGTTCAGCCCGGTGTTGAACCACTGCGGGCTGTTGGGCGCCGCCATCTGGTGGATCAGCATGTACACCAGCTCGTCGTAGAACGCCTGCGCGTCCTCCGAGCTATCGAAGTACTTGTGCTGCTCGCCCCAGTGGCGCCAGCAACCGGCCAAGCGGTGCGCGAGCTGGCGCACGCTGCGCTCAGGCCCAAAGACCACCTTGCCGTCGGCGTCCTTCTGCACGCCGGAGGGGAGGCCATCCTTGGCCCGCTTGGCGGCGGCCTGCCACCCCCCGGCGATGATCGAACCCGCCTTCTCCATCTGCGGCACGCCCGCCTTGCGGAAGTACTTGCTCACGGCGATGTCCGTCGCAAGCTGGCTCCACGTCGCCGGCACCTCGGCGTCGTTCATCTCGAAGACGATCGACCCATCAGGATTGCTGATCTTGCTCGACCGCGTCGTCCACTTGACGGTGTCGAAGGGGTCCTGGCCGGCGGTGGTGAATTTGCGGGTGATTTTCATCGCGTACGTACCTTCGCGTTTTGTCGATGCGTGATGGAATGCTGGTTCTCGGTTCGTCCATGACCCGAGACTTCCTTGCCTGATTCGTCTTCTGATTCCCCCCGAGAGGTATCCGCTAGTCCACCTTCGGCAGCGTCAACCCACCCTGATCCTGATACTTCCCAGCCTTATCCGCATAGCTCGTGGCGCACACCTGGTCGGCCTTCAAGAACACGAGCTGCGCGATGCCCTCGTTCGCGTACACGCGCGCCGGCAGCGGCGTCGTGTTGCTGATCTCCAGCGTGATCTTGCCGCGCCACTCGGGCTCGAGGGGCGTCACGTTCACGATCAGGCCGCAGCGGGCGTAGGTGCTCTTGCCGACGCAGATGACCAGGCAGTCACGCGGGATCTCGAAGAACTCGACCGTCTCGCACAGCGCAAAGCTGTTGGGCGGGATGATGACGTGGTCGGTCTTGTGGTCGTCGCAGTTCACCTCGACGAACAGGTCGTCGGTGAAGTTCTTGGGGTCCACCACCGTGATGCCGCCGCTCCTGGGCGTGGGCGTGAAGATCTTGAAGGTCGGCCCGACCCGCACGTCGTAGCCGTAGCTCGATACACCGTACGAAATCTTACCAGGCCGCCGTTCGCCCTTCTCGAATGGTTCGATGCGAACCAACTCCCTGATCTGTTCGTCGCACAGCACGGGCATCGCGGTTTCCTTCCCTGTTTGAGGCCCACCACCGCCGCGTGAGGTCCGAGCCACCCAGCCGGACGCGTTCATCGGCGTCTCCACTCTACCCACTACAACGTGTAGACGCAAGACTTTTTGACCACAAGATACAGTATGGATATCCTGTCGGTCGACCCATCTTCACCCTAAGCTTCGCTCTCCAACACACTTGCGCGCCCAGGGCACACCCAACCGACAGCGCAAGCGCCAGATATCAACAGGTAGTGGCTCTGGAAAACACATATACATCATGCTGTGTTTTACATGAAATTGCCCGCCCTCGGCCGACCTCAATCCAACGGGCAACGCCAAGCATGGCCAAAAACCCTGTTGAAACCCAAACACAGAGAGCCTATCCTCTGAGAAGTGCACGGGCCAGGTGCAGCAATCCCCCACGGCGCTCGTAGAGTCTGGCTCTACCCACCGCTGGAGACCGCCGAATGCCCATTCGCATGCCCTCGATTCGCCTTGCCAGCCTCCTGACCGTGCTGGCGCTGCTCGGCATCGTGCTGGCGAGCGTGGCCGGCTGCAAGAGCAAGGGACGCGTGGTCGATCCCGGCGGCGGCGTGGTCGTGCCCTTCGAGGGCCCAAGCGTGCTCCGCGGCACGGTGGGCGCGTCGGCCACGATCATCGGCGTCGAGCCCACGCTCGTCTCGGGCCTGGGCATCGTCGTGGGCACCAAGGGCCAGGGCGGCCCGCTGCCCCAGGCCGTCGAGGCCACCGTCATCCGCCAGCTCTCGCTGCGCGAGGGCGCCCGCGGTATGGACATGTTCGAGGGCACCCCCTTCGAGGGCGAGAGCCCCGAGAGCTTCATCCGCCGGCCCGACGTCAGCGTCGTGGCGGTGCTGGGCCTGGTGGCCCCGGGCGCCCCGCAGGGCTCCACCTTCGACGTCCTGGTCTACGCCCTGAACAACGAGGAACTCACCGGCGGGCACCTGTGGCGCACCGATCTGCGCCTGGGCCGCCCCACCGTCCAGGGCGGCCCGGCCACCCGGCTGGTGGGCTTTGCGCAGGGCCCGGTCTACGTCAATCCCTTCGCCGCCGGCCCGCGCTCGAACCCCACGCAGGGCCGCATCATCGGCGGGGGCACCATGACCAACCCGCTGGAGCTGGCCATCCGGCTGAACGTGCCCAGCCCCCGTCGCACGCGGGCCATCGCCTCGCTGATCAACAGCCGGTTCGGCAACAGCCCGGTCGACCGCGGCGACATCGCCAGCGGCCGCCTGACCGGCCAGTCCGACGCGACCACCTCGCTGGTCACCGTGAGCATTCCCTGGAGCTACAAGGACCGGCCCGAGGAATTCCTGCGGCTGGTGGCGCACATCAACCCCGATGCTCAAGGCCGCGAAGAGCGATACGTCGGCCGCTACGTGCGAGCACTGCAGGAAGAGCCCGGCTACGCCGACCGGCTCGCCTGGGCCCTCGAGGCGCTGGGCCCGGTGGCCGTCCGCGGGTCTACGTCGGTGTCGACCCTGTACGACTGGCCCGAGATTGCCCCCCGCATGGCGGCGTTGCGGGTGGGCGCCCGGCTGGGCGACCCCAACGCGGAACGACCCCTGATTGCCATCGCCCGCGGCGACAACGAGGCCCTGCAGATCGAGGCCCTGAGGCTGCTGGGCGAACTGGGCACGGGCGCCATGATCGACGCCACGCTGCAGGACATGGCCGCGGCCTCGAGCGTCTCGGTGCGCGTCGCGGCCTACGAGGCCCTGGCCAAGCGCGCCGGCATGCGTGAGCTCCGCGACGTGCTCGAGCGAACGAGCGTGCCCCCGGGCGTCGACCCCGTGGGCGTGCTGCGGGACTGGAGCGAATACGCCCGCACGAACTTCCGGGGCAGCCTGATCCAGGGCCTCCGTCGAGACGTCATGCCCGGCGGATTCGTGGTCGATCGCGTGCCGCTGGGAGAGCCCCTGATCTTCTTGCGTCAGCAGGGTCGGGCGGGCTTGGTGCTGTTCGGGCCCGAGCTTGAGATCCAGCCCGGTTCGGTGCTTCGGATCAGCGACGACCTGATCCTCGCACGACCCGAGGTCGGTGAATCCGACTACGACCCAGACGGCTACGACGTGCGGGTTCGCTATCGCCACATGCCCGCCGACTGGCTGGTGACCGTGCCCGATGCGCCGGCGACCCTGCACGAGTTCATCGAGTTCCTGGCGACCAAGCCCACCATCGAAAGGCCGATGGCCGGGCTGGGCATGAGCTTTGGCAGCATCGTCTCGGTGGTTTCCAAGCTCCAGGAGGTCGGCGCGGTCAAAGCCCAATGGCAGGTCGAGCGCAACCTGCTGCGCGAAAGCGTCGATCGATCCACGCGCGGCGCGATTGCCGATCGGCCCGAGTTGGAAGGCCAGGCGCCGCAAGAGGGCGACCCGCTCCAGCGGTTCATCCAGCGGTCCCTGGGCGGTCAGGAAATCGACGACCAGACGCTGGAAGAGGCCGGGGAGGCGATGGGTGAGACGCCGGTCGAACCCCAGGGCTGATAACCCCCGCGCACGGGGCAATTTGGGCCGAAGAATCCCACGTCTCTGGTGGCCGGGGGCCGATACTGTGGGCTCGGGCGGCAGGACGCCAGCCCGGTCCGCGGCGACGCGGGCCAATGGTGACAGGAGGTCCGATGCGGCTTGCCAAGCTAACGCTCAATGGGTTCAAATCGTTCGACGATCGGACGGAATTCCACTTCGATGACCCGGTGACGGGCATCGTGGGCCCCAATGGGTGTGGCAAGAGCAACGTCGTCGACGCCCTCAAGTGGGTGCTGGGCGAGCGCAGCAGCAAGAGCCTTCGCGGCAAGGAGATGCTCGACGTGATCTTCGCCGGGTCGGCCGCGCGCAAGCCCGCTGGGATGGCCAGCGTCACGCTGACCTTCGAGAACCCCCTGCTTGACGAGGCGCCTAAGGCCGACGTGCCCGAAGCCGAGCCGCTGGCGATCGACGCCACCGAGGACGAACTCAGCGAGATCGATGAAGAGCCCGACGCCAACAGCGTGCTGGCCGACCGCCGGACGGTCCGCCGCGGGCTGCCGGTCGATTCGGACGTCGTGGAGGTGGAGCGCCGTCTGTATCGCGACGGGGGCAGCCAGTACCTGATCAATGGCAAGCGTCGCCGGCTGAAGGACATCCGCGACCTGTTCCTTGACACGGGCGTGGGCGCCGACGCGTATTCGATCATCGAGCAGGGCCGCGTCGACGCCATGCTGCTGGCCAACCCGCAGGAGCGGCGGACGATCTTCGAAGAAGCCGCGGGCATCGCGCGCTACCGCCAGCGGCGCGTCGAGTCGATCCGCAAGTTGGATCGGGCCGAGCGCAATCTGGCGGTCACGCGTGAGCAACTCGCCAATACCGAGCGTCGGCTGAAGATCGTGCGCGGTCAGGCCGCCAGGGCCCGGCAGTTCGTGGAACTGGATGCCGAGCTCAAGGCATGGCGCGCGTCCCGTGCCTTGGCACAGCACGATGCGCTTACGACCGCGGTCGAGCGCATCCATGCAGACATGGAAGTCGCCCGCGAACAACGCGACAAGGCCGAAGCGGAATTGAGCGCCCTCGAGAAGGAGCGTCAGGAAGCCGACCTCAAACGACATGAAGCGGCCAAGACGTTGCGAATGGCCGAAGAAGAACTGGCCGAAGCGAACCAGGCCGTCGAGCGCACCCGGCACAGGAAGGAGCTGGCCGAGCGTTCGGCGGGCGAAGCGCTCTCGCGTCTGGACGCCGATGGCCAGCGCCTGGCCGAGGTCGAACAAGCGGCCGAACTTGCAGAGGCGCAGGCGGAGAAGGCTGCCGAGAACGTGGCCGCGGTGGCCGAGCAATTGGCCGACGCCGAGCGCGTACTGGAGCAGGCCTCGCAAGCGCGGCAGGAGGCACAACAAGCCGTGGCGCACAAGCGTCAGGCGCATGCCGAGAAGCGCCGCGAGGTCGAGCGCATCGAGCGCGACCAGCTCTCGGCCCAGGGCCGCATCGCCGAGGAGAAGCGCCGGGCCGAGCAACTGGCCGAGAAGGCCCGGCAGGCGGCGACCGAACTCGCCACGCTGGATGAGGAGGCGCAGCGGCTGGCCGAGCAGCGTGACGCGGCAATGCAGCAAGCCGATACCTTGCGCCAGGACCACGACGAACAAACCCGCGAAGCTTCGAAGCTGGAAGACCAGGCCGCGTCGCTTGGTGAGGGGCGTGCAAAGCAGTCCAGCGAGGTCAAGGCTCTCGAGGAGCGTCGCTTGCGGCTGGAGACGCGACACCACGCCGTGGAAGAAGTCCTTGCGTCGCGCGAGGGTCTGGGTCAGCCGGCGCGCGAAGTGCTGGATCGAGCGGCAGCGGGCGATGGATTTTCGTCGGTGATCGCGCCGCTGGCCGAACTCATCCGCGTCCCGATCGAGCACGCGCCGCAGGTTGAAGCATCCCTGGGCTCGCTGTTGTCGGCGCTCGTGGTTCCGTCGATGAACGCCATGCCCGGGCAAGAAGAGCTGGCAACGCTCACGGGCCGCGTGAGCTTCGTGCCGCTGGGCATGGGCGTGCCGGCGGTTGAAACGCGGCCCGATCACGCCGCGTTTGCCGCGATGCGTTCGGCGGGACGCTTACTGCCGTTGCGAGAGGTCGCCGGCGTCGACGAGCGAGCGTGCCGGGATGCGGGCGTTGATCCGACGTCGGTGTCGGGGTTGCTGGACGTGCTGCTGCACGATTGCTGGCGCACCACCGACCTCGAGTCGGCGGCACTGCTTGCGGCCGGCCCCATGCGCAGCGCGACCATTACCGATAGCGCCGCCAGCGTGCTAAAGCACCCCGGCATCATCAGTGCAGGACCGCTGACGGCGGGCGACGGTGAGGGCCAGGCCGTCGGCGTGCTTCAACGGCGAGCCGAGCTCGAGCAATTGACCACCGATCTGTCGCAGGCCACCGCCGAGTTGGAGCGCGCACAGGCGGCGTTACGGACGCTCGACGCCAAGGCCGGCGACCTGGCCGAACGGCAGACCGCGTTGCAGCGCACGTTGAACGACCTGGTGCAGGCCCGGCTTAAGGCCGAAGGCGAGGCCGAGCGTGCCGGTGATGCGCTGGCTCGGCTGGAACGCCAGCAGCAGCGCGCCCGAGACGAGTCGCAGGCAGCGGCGGCCAACGGCGAACAGACTCGCCAGCGGGTCGAAGAACTGGAGCACAAGCTGAGCTCGCTTGCGAGCATCCTCGAAGACGAACGATCGGCCATGGAGACGCTGGCGAGGGAAGTCGATCAGGCTGAGAAGGATGCCGATTCGCTGGCCGAGGCCCTGACGGTGGCACGCGTGTCCGCCAGCCGGCTGGGCGAGCAGATCGGCGCGGCGCGGCGTGAGGCATCCGGCTTGCGCGACGCGGCGGCGAAGCACCGTGCGAGCCAGCGAGACCTGGCCCAGCACGTGCAACGGGCCAGCGAGCAGGCCCAGGCCCACCAGAAGACGGCGCGTGAGGCAGCTGAAGAGATCGAGTCACTCCAGGCCCAAGCCGAGGCGGTGCGGGGCGGCATCGATGGCAAGCGGTCGGCCCTGCACGCGGCGCAGGAAGCGGCGCTGGGGCTGGAGCGCAAGTTTGACGCGGCGCGGCGGTCGGCCGGGGACATCGATAAGGCCTGGCACGATCTGGAACTGCGTGGCCGCGAAGCCGATATCCGGCTTGAGAACCTCGTCCAGCGCACGATGGACGAGGACGGGCTGGACCTGCCCGCCGAATTGCCGGGTTATCGCGAGGCGCTGGGCGAGGACGAGCACGGCGTCATGCGCGCCATGGGCGACGACGAATCGGCCCAGGCCATCGCCACGCTGAAGAAGTCGATCGACAAGCTGGGAAGCGTGAACCTGTCGGCCATGGATGAAGAGGGCCAACTGGCGGGTAAGAACGAGCAACTGGCCGCCCAGGTCGAGGACATCGACAACGCGCGCATTCGCCTGGAGACGCTGATCGACCAATTGAACGAGGCCAGCCGGCACCGCTTTGGCGACATGCTGGAGCGCGTGCGGGAGAGCTTCGCGGGCGACGATGGGCTGTTTCGGCAGCTTTTTGGCGGCGGACGGGCCGAAATCAAGCTGATGCCGCTGGTGCGCGAGGTGGACGGGCAAAAGGTCGTGACCGACGAGATCGACCTGCTCGAAAGCGGCATCGAGATCGTCGCGCGTCCTCCGGGCAAGCAACCCCGGTCGATCAGCCAGCTCTCGGGTGGCGAGAAGGCGATGACGGCGGTGGCGCTCCTGCTTGCGATCTTCCAGAGCAAGCCCAGTTGCTTCTGCGTGCTCGACGAGGTGGACGCGGCGCTCGACGACGCCAACGTCGACCGCTTCAGCCGCGTGGTGAAGCAGTTCAGCGTCAAGAGCAATTTCATCGTCATTACCCACCACAAGAAGACGATGGCCATGTGCGACCGCCTCCACGGCGTCACCATGCAGGAGCGCGGTGTCTCGACGCGCGTGGGCGTGCGGTTCGATCAGGTGGGCGCCGATGGCCGGCTGAGCGCCGCCGCGGTGGATTCGTCGGCGCGATCTGCGAGCGACAAGCCCAAGCTGCGGGACGCACTGGCCAACATGAAGCGCGGCGAGCCGACTCGTGTCGAAGCAAATGAAGCAACCGAGACCAGCGGGGCCGACGAAGCCGAGATGGCCGAGGCAAACGCGTGATCGAGGCATTCGAGAACGCGAAGCGGGTGCTGGAGGCGTTCCTGGCCGACGGACGCAACTTCACGACCCTCGATTTGGCCGCCGACATGCTGGCCGAAGCGTTTGCCGAGGGCAAGAAGGTGCTCGCGTGCGGCAACGGCGGTTCCGCCTGCGACGCCATGCACTTCTGCGAGGAACTGACCGGCCGGTTTCGCAAGGACCGCACGCCGCTGGCGGCCGTCAGCCTGACCGACGCGGGGCACATCACGTGCGTCGCGAACGACTACGGGTATGACGAGGTCTTCGCTCGCGGCGTGCAGGCGCTGGGGCAGAAGGGCGACGTGCTGGTGGCGTTAAGCACCAGCGGCAACTCGCCGAACATCGTGCGGGCCGTCGAAGCCGCCCGTGCGGCGGGCATGCGGACCATCGCACTGCTGGGCCGCGACGGCGGCCGGCTGGCCGGCGCGTGCGACCTCGAGTGGATCGTGCCCGGCGTACCCACAGCCCAACCGACCGCCGATCGGATCCAGGAGATCCACATGCTCATCCTGCACGCGCTGGTCGAGGGCGTGGAGCGGCGGATGTTCGGGGACTCCTGAGCCCGACCGTTTTCGTTCACTCAACCGAGTTGCGCTTGCGTCATGTGGCTCACGCACTCCCTTGCGAAGTACCGTCAAGGAGGTTTCGCATGCGCAGGATCTTGGCAGGGATCGGAGTATGTTTGGCTGTCGTCGTTATTGGTGGGTGCCACGCGACCCATCAACTGGAGAGCCACAGCATCGCACAGACCACGACCGGGGACACCGTCCAGGGGCGTCCGGCGCTCGAACGGCCCATCGGCCTTCCGGGCCACGAGGTGGTGCTCGTGCCCTTCGTCATGGAGGACGACAAGGGGTGGTTCCAGGCCGACGATCCGTTTCAGCGACGCGGCACGTATGCGGCCGCACGCACGCGCGTCGGCGGTGAAGGCTGGTTGGAGAATGCCTCGTACGGCTCGGCCAGCGGCGCGAGCTATGCGGCCAGCCGAGTTCGATGGCACAACGCATTCGGACGAGACCTGTCTAGCGATGAACGGTGGATGCTGCTCGATCGCCGCGGTGTCATCAGTTCGGTCGCCTTCCTGACCCGGCCTCGCTCCAGCGACCAGAGCGTCTGGGCCGTGCTCTACCTGGCAACAACCGAAGACACCAACGGCGACGGCCTGCTGGACAGCCTGGATGCGAGGCGGGCGTGGGTTGCCGACGGCGATGCCCGCAATCCGCGCGTGGTAACGCCCGAGGGCATGCGGGTGGTTCGCGCCTGGATAGACTGGGATCGCGAGTACCTGTACTTCCAATTGCTCGGCGATACCGACGGCGATGGTCGCTTCAGCGACGCGGACGAGTCGGCGCCCTGGCTCCTGAAATTGGGCGAGCGCGGTTCAGCCAGACCGCTGATCGACGACACAACGATGGGCCGGGCCCGAGGCCTGCTGACGAACTAACGTCGTGCATGGCAAACATGAGCGGGCATTCACTCGATGTGGCCGGGTGCTTTCACGTATGGCCACTAGCTTTGGTTAGCTGCGGGATCGACGGGAACCCGCGCCTTCCCGGGCAACGGTCTACGGAGCATCACCATGGAATATGGCATCATCGGCCTCATCATCCTGATCCTGGACATCATCGCGATCATCAGCATCCTGGGCGCGAACAAGAGCGTCGGCTGGAAGGTGGTCTGGACGCTGGTCGTGCTCCTGCTGCCGGTGATCGGCATGATCATCTACTTCCTGGTCGGCAAGAGCACGTGAGATCCCGGCATCCGTCCGCGGCCCTGCTGGCCCGACTCGTGGCGGTGGCGTGCATCCTCGTTGCCGCGTC
This portion of the Phycisphaerales bacterium genome encodes:
- the dcd gene encoding dCTP deaminase, encoding MPVLCDEQIRELVRIEPFEKGERRPGKISYGVSSYGYDVRVGPTFKIFTPTPRSGGITVVDPKNFTDDLFVEVNCDDHKTDHVIIPPNSFALCETVEFFEIPRDCLVICVGKSTYARCGLIVNVTPLEPEWRGKITLEISNTTPLPARVYANEGIAQLVFLKADQVCATSYADKAGKYQDQGGLTLPKVD
- a CDS encoding flagellar basal body P-ring protein FlgI; its protein translation is MPIRMPSIRLASLLTVLALLGIVLASVAGCKSKGRVVDPGGGVVVPFEGPSVLRGTVGASATIIGVEPTLVSGLGIVVGTKGQGGPLPQAVEATVIRQLSLREGARGMDMFEGTPFEGESPESFIRRPDVSVVAVLGLVAPGAPQGSTFDVLVYALNNEELTGGHLWRTDLRLGRPTVQGGPATRLVGFAQGPVYVNPFAAGPRSNPTQGRIIGGGTMTNPLELAIRLNVPSPRRTRAIASLINSRFGNSPVDRGDIASGRLTGQSDATTSLVTVSIPWSYKDRPEEFLRLVAHINPDAQGREERYVGRYVRALQEEPGYADRLAWALEALGPVAVRGSTSVSTLYDWPEIAPRMAALRVGARLGDPNAERPLIAIARGDNEALQIEALRLLGELGTGAMIDATLQDMAAASSVSVRVAAYEALAKRAGMRELRDVLERTSVPPGVDPVGVLRDWSEYARTNFRGSLIQGLRRDVMPGGFVVDRVPLGEPLIFLRQQGRAGLVLFGPELEIQPGSVLRISDDLILARPEVGESDYDPDGYDVRVRYRHMPADWLVTVPDAPATLHEFIEFLATKPTIERPMAGLGMSFGSIVSVVSKLQEVGAVKAQWQVERNLLRESVDRSTRGAIADRPELEGQAPQEGDPLQRFIQRSLGGQEIDDQTLEEAGEAMGETPVEPQG
- the smc gene encoding chromosome segregation protein SMC, translating into MRLAKLTLNGFKSFDDRTEFHFDDPVTGIVGPNGCGKSNVVDALKWVLGERSSKSLRGKEMLDVIFAGSAARKPAGMASVTLTFENPLLDEAPKADVPEAEPLAIDATEDELSEIDEEPDANSVLADRRTVRRGLPVDSDVVEVERRLYRDGGSQYLINGKRRRLKDIRDLFLDTGVGADAYSIIEQGRVDAMLLANPQERRTIFEEAAGIARYRQRRVESIRKLDRAERNLAVTREQLANTERRLKIVRGQAARARQFVELDAELKAWRASRALAQHDALTTAVERIHADMEVAREQRDKAEAELSALEKERQEADLKRHEAAKTLRMAEEELAEANQAVERTRHRKELAERSAGEALSRLDADGQRLAEVEQAAELAEAQAEKAAENVAAVAEQLADAERVLEQASQARQEAQQAVAHKRQAHAEKRREVERIERDQLSAQGRIAEEKRRAEQLAEKARQAATELATLDEEAQRLAEQRDAAMQQADTLRQDHDEQTREASKLEDQAASLGEGRAKQSSEVKALEERRLRLETRHHAVEEVLASREGLGQPAREVLDRAAAGDGFSSVIAPLAELIRVPIEHAPQVEASLGSLLSALVVPSMNAMPGQEELATLTGRVSFVPLGMGVPAVETRPDHAAFAAMRSAGRLLPLREVAGVDERACRDAGVDPTSVSGLLDVLLHDCWRTTDLESAALLAAGPMRSATITDSAASVLKHPGIISAGPLTAGDGEGQAVGVLQRRAELEQLTTDLSQATAELERAQAALRTLDAKAGDLAERQTALQRTLNDLVQARLKAEGEAERAGDALARLERQQQRARDESQAAAANGEQTRQRVEELEHKLSSLASILEDERSAMETLAREVDQAEKDADSLAEALTVARVSASRLGEQIGAARREASGLRDAAAKHRASQRDLAQHVQRASEQAQAHQKTAREAAEEIESLQAQAEAVRGGIDGKRSALHAAQEAALGLERKFDAARRSAGDIDKAWHDLELRGREADIRLENLVQRTMDEDGLDLPAELPGYREALGEDEHGVMRAMGDDESAQAIATLKKSIDKLGSVNLSAMDEEGQLAGKNEQLAAQVEDIDNARIRLETLIDQLNEASRHRFGDMLERVRESFAGDDGLFRQLFGGGRAEIKLMPLVREVDGQKVVTDEIDLLESGIEIVARPPGKQPRSISQLSGGEKAMTAVALLLAIFQSKPSCFCVLDEVDAALDDANVDRFSRVVKQFSVKSNFIVITHHKKTMAMCDRLHGVTMQERGVSTRVGVRFDQVGADGRLSAAAVDSSARSASDKPKLRDALANMKRGEPTRVEANEATETSGADEAEMAEANA
- a CDS encoding SIS domain-containing protein translates to MIEAFENAKRVLEAFLADGRNFTTLDLAADMLAEAFAEGKKVLACGNGGSACDAMHFCEELTGRFRKDRTPLAAVSLTDAGHITCVANDYGYDEVFARGVQALGQKGDVLVALSTSGNSPNIVRAVEAARAAGMRTIALLGRDGGRLAGACDLEWIVPGVPTAQPTADRIQEIHMLILHALVEGVERRMFGDS
- a CDS encoding PLDc N-terminal domain-containing protein — protein: MEYGIIGLIILILDIIAIISILGANKSVGWKVVWTLVVLLLPVIGMIIYFLVGKST